One genomic segment of Planktothrix sp. FACHB-1365 includes these proteins:
- a CDS encoding RDD family protein, with protein MSSDLIPVPDPKVPMWRRYAALGIDFLLVGLLCFALSANGLTLLFVFMMSWLVCRVVVVSKNQGQSLGHWAFDIRVVDSQFYRTPRLLELTKREAVIGLGAFLFLLGLGNLASGNAAILLLMLPIIIDCGAVLFDTSRHPQTVHDRIGHTIVIGSRRGYSLDVKIRYFIDKVKREMK; from the coding sequence ATGAGTTCTGATTTAATCCCTGTACCTGATCCTAAAGTACCCATGTGGCGTCGTTATGCGGCTTTAGGGATTGATTTCTTGTTGGTTGGGTTACTTTGTTTTGCTTTAAGTGCTAATGGCCTAACTCTCTTATTTGTATTTATGATGAGTTGGTTAGTCTGTCGTGTTGTTGTTGTGTCTAAAAATCAAGGACAGAGTTTAGGACACTGGGCTTTTGATATACGAGTGGTTGACAGCCAATTTTACCGAACCCCTCGCCTTTTAGAACTAACAAAAAGAGAAGCGGTGATCGGGTTGGGTGCTTTTCTGTTTCTGCTCGGTTTAGGGAATCTAGCCTCTGGAAATGCCGCAATTTTGTTATTGATGCTGCCTATTATCATAGATTGTGGAGCCGTTTTATTCGATACCAGTCGTCATCCTCAGACGGTTCATGACCGTATTGGGCATACGATTGTGATTGGTAGCAGACGGGGCTACTCCCTGGATGTGAAAATCCGCTATTTTATTGACAAAGTGAAGCGAGAGATGAAATAA
- the rpmG gene encoding 50S ribosomal protein L33: MAKGVRLVITLECTECRTNSDKRTQGVSRYTTTKNRRNTTGRLELKKFCRHCNKHTVHKEIK, translated from the coding sequence ATGGCTAAAGGTGTTCGCCTCGTTATTACTTTAGAATGTACGGAGTGCCGTACAAACTCGGATAAGCGTACTCAGGGGGTTTCTCGATATACCACAACGAAAAACCGTCGGAATACGACAGGACGCTTAGAACTGAAAAAGTTTTGTCGCCATTGTAACAAACACACGGTTCACAAAGAAATTAAGTAA
- the rpsR gene encoding 30S ribosomal protein S18 — MTYFRRQVSPIKPGTPIDYKDIELLRKFVTERGKILPRRITGLTCKQQRDLTQAIKRARILAMLPFVNKEG; from the coding sequence ATGACTTACTTCCGTCGCCAAGTTTCCCCCATTAAACCCGGAACTCCAATCGATTATAAAGATATCGAACTGTTACGGAAATTTGTTACAGAACGCGGTAAAATCTTACCACGTCGGATTACCGGGCTGACCTGTAAACAGCAACGAGATCTGACACAAGCGATTAAACGGGCTAGAATTCTAGCTATGTTGCCTTTTGTGAACAAGGAAGGCTAA
- a CDS encoding ribonuclease catalytic domain-containing protein yields MEKGTLIELRLHGERRLAVADRPEGKKHWVVIDENLLAHTVHPRQIAYEVTGATYKPADIPAFTKELQPYLDPSSLEVAWEILVEQGDTVDPKEMALLLFSEQSPPQCYASYVLLSNDKLYFKQKGDRYEPRSPNQVAEIKHQQEVEQQKQREVQEYWRRVQKRLAGEVVEWQNSDRTRLDALERFALYGEEASNIAPALETLATLERSQTPQAAFQLLVELGIWGLHENLSLRRSQIPTQFSTQVLEVARCCLNSPPPDPDANRLDLTHLKVYTIDDESTREIDDGLSLEILEDGRQRIWIHIADPTRLISPGDELDLEARRRTTTVYLPTGMVPMFPSELATGPMSLVQGQICCALSFGVILDATGGVQEYSIHVSTIKPTYRLTYDDVDEMLQIGIQGEPEIDALSMWAKRRKEWRNANGAISIYMPESLIKVNGEEISITVLEDSPSRQMVAEMMILTGEVAARYGQTHNLALPYRSQPQPELPPEEELMQLPPGAVRACAMRRYMPRSEVSLTPSRHASLALETYTQVTSPIRRYSDLLAHFQIKAHLRGESPPFSVEQMQEMVMSLGPAVKEASKVERETNRYWSLEFLRRNSDEIWQATMLRWLREDANLGLVFLEELALELPMRFSRAVEVGEQFEVKVSHVDPRLDVIQFQEIITPTASSMV; encoded by the coding sequence GTGGAAAAGGGTACTCTGATTGAGCTTAGATTACACGGGGAGCGCCGCCTCGCCGTTGCTGACCGACCTGAAGGTAAAAAACACTGGGTTGTTATTGATGAAAACCTCCTAGCTCATACGGTTCACCCTCGGCAAATTGCTTACGAGGTAACGGGGGCTACATATAAACCTGCGGATATTCCGGCGTTTACTAAAGAATTGCAACCTTATCTTGATCCGTCAAGTTTAGAGGTGGCTTGGGAAATTTTAGTGGAGCAAGGAGATACCGTAGACCCCAAAGAAATGGCTCTGCTTTTGTTTTCGGAGCAGAGTCCGCCTCAATGTTATGCCAGTTATGTGCTGTTGTCTAATGATAAACTCTACTTCAAACAGAAGGGCGATCGCTACGAACCTCGCTCTCCTAATCAAGTTGCAGAGATTAAACATCAGCAGGAAGTTGAGCAGCAAAAGCAACGAGAAGTTCAAGAATATTGGCGGAGAGTACAAAAGAGACTAGCGGGTGAAGTGGTAGAATGGCAAAATAGCGATCGTACCCGCTTGGATGCGTTAGAGCGTTTTGCACTTTATGGAGAAGAAGCTTCCAATATTGCACCCGCTTTAGAAACGTTGGCAACTTTGGAACGATCTCAAACGCCCCAAGCTGCGTTCCAACTGTTAGTAGAGTTAGGGATATGGGGTCTACATGAAAACCTATCTCTACGTCGCAGTCAAATTCCCACCCAATTTTCAACTCAAGTGCTTGAAGTAGCTCGATGTTGCTTAAATTCTCCCCCCCCTGATCCTGATGCTAACCGTTTAGATCTGACTCATCTGAAGGTGTATACCATTGATGATGAGAGTACCCGTGAGATTGATGATGGTTTAAGCTTAGAGATTTTGGAGGATGGACGACAACGAATTTGGATTCATATTGCTGATCCGACTCGTTTAATTTCCCCTGGAGATGAACTAGACTTAGAAGCTCGTCGGCGAACCACAACGGTTTATCTACCGACGGGGATGGTTCCCATGTTCCCCTCTGAATTGGCAACGGGGCCGATGAGCTTAGTTCAGGGGCAAATTTGTTGTGCCTTGAGTTTTGGTGTGATTTTGGATGCAACGGGTGGGGTACAAGAGTATAGTATTCATGTCAGTACGATTAAACCAACCTATCGCCTCACCTACGATGATGTGGATGAGATGTTGCAAATTGGCATCCAAGGGGAGCCGGAAATTGATGCTTTATCGATGTGGGCTAAACGTCGTAAGGAATGGCGCAATGCCAATGGGGCGATTAGTATTTATATGCCAGAGTCGCTAATTAAGGTGAACGGCGAGGAAATCAGTATTACGGTGTTAGAAGATTCTCCGTCCCGACAAATGGTGGCGGAAATGATGATTTTAACCGGAGAAGTCGCCGCCCGTTATGGCCAAACCCATAATTTAGCGTTACCGTATCGCAGTCAACCGCAACCGGAATTACCCCCAGAAGAAGAGTTGATGCAGTTACCACCTGGGGCAGTTCGAGCTTGTGCGATGCGGCGTTATATGCCTCGTAGCGAAGTGAGTTTAACTCCTTCCCGCCATGCCAGTTTGGCTTTGGAAACTTATACCCAGGTGACATCACCCATTCGCCGTTATAGTGATTTGTTGGCTCATTTTCAAATTAAAGCTCATCTGCGAGGAGAATCGCCTCCTTTTTCTGTGGAACAAATGCAGGAAATGGTGATGAGTTTAGGGCCTGCGGTGAAAGAAGCCTCTAAAGTTGAACGGGAAACGAATCGTTATTGGAGTTTGGAGTTTTTACGTCGTAATAGCGATGAAATTTGGCAAGCCACGATGTTACGATGGTTGCGGGAAGATGCTAATTTAGGGTTAGTGTTTTTAGAAGAGTTAGCTTTAGAATTACCGATGCGGTTTAGCCGTGCTGTAGAAGTTGGAGAACAGTTTGAGGTAAAAGTGAGTCATGTTGATCCGCGTTTGGATGTGATTCAATTTCAAGAAATTATTACTCCGACTGCTTCATCAATGGTTTAA
- a CDS encoding 4Fe-4S single cluster domain-containing protein: protein MKTVKSVPPSDLFIPPGYLNIMGYVDESEVNGPGCRAVVWVQGCLRECPGCFNPESWSFKPNQLIAVEDLAEQILKNPRNQGVTFSGGEPFWQAEPLTQLAKLVKAKGFNVMSFTGFTLAELKSPDAPPHAQDLLAELDILIDGPYTESLAIHSPNSLVSSRNQRVHVFNQELQDQLTWASDQVEIHILKDGRRIITGFQGHMNLDD, encoded by the coding sequence ATGAAAACAGTGAAGTCCGTACCCCCCTCTGACCTATTTATTCCACCCGGATATCTCAATATTATGGGTTATGTGGATGAATCTGAGGTCAATGGCCCTGGATGTCGGGCGGTGGTTTGGGTTCAGGGGTGTTTGCGGGAATGTCCGGGGTGTTTTAATCCTGAGTCTTGGTCATTTAAACCTAATCAGTTAATTGCGGTTGAAGATCTAGCGGAACAAATTTTAAAAAATCCTCGAAATCAAGGGGTAACATTTTCAGGCGGCGAACCTTTTTGGCAAGCTGAACCTTTAACTCAATTAGCAAAACTGGTTAAAGCGAAAGGATTTAATGTGATGTCCTTTACAGGGTTTACTTTAGCAGAATTAAAATCTCCAGATGCCCCTCCCCACGCGCAAGATTTATTGGCAGAATTGGATATTTTAATTGATGGCCCTTATACAGAATCCTTAGCCATTCATTCTCCAAATTCTTTAGTTTCTTCTCGAAATCAACGGGTTCACGTTTTTAATCAGGAATTACAAGATCAACTCACTTGGGCTTCAGATCAAGTTGAAATTCATATTCTCAAAGATGGACGAAGAATTATTACTGGATTTCAAGGTCACATGAATTTAGATGATTAG
- a CDS encoding FAD-dependent oxidoreductase, which produces MNFTTESNPPKIVVVGAGWAGLGATYHLAQQGYPVTLLEASSYPGGLVAGWKTPGGRSIEAGIHGFWYPYSNIFSLVYQLGLNPFTPWTRSAQYSPMGLEVESPIFQDLPTLPTPLGTFIYTQFKRLPLSDRLSALPLLYSLIDFDNSDEAWQRYDCITARELFKQYGVSSRLYHEAFNPMLLVGLFAPGEQCSAAAALGMLYYFILAHQPNFDVVWCRGTVGEKIFHPWVERIKQLGGKVITNQRVSDLKLDESGTVKGVVCGDFIHNADAVIFAVGITGLKKILAGSPALQQRTEFRNINNLSAIDVLSTRLWFDRKITIPRASNACFGFDTTTGWTFFDLNALHDEFQQEPGTVIEADFYHANQFLPLQDGEIINIVQNYLTTCIPEFRSASIIDQSVVRLPQAVTHFFPGSYQYCLPTKTSFPNLFMSGDWIINRHGSWSQEKAYVTGLEAANLIIEQFNLGEKAHIIPVERDEDHIQVLRDLNQSWRNFSQLMFPHFGLP; this is translated from the coding sequence ATGAATTTTACAACTGAATCTAATCCTCCGAAAATCGTTGTTGTGGGTGCAGGATGGGCAGGTTTAGGGGCAACGTATCACCTCGCTCAACAAGGTTATCCTGTGACTTTATTAGAAGCCAGTTCTTACCCAGGAGGATTAGTTGCTGGATGGAAAACCCCTGGCGGACGTTCGATTGAAGCCGGAATTCATGGGTTTTGGTATCCCTATTCTAATATATTTTCATTAGTTTATCAATTAGGTTTAAATCCCTTTACTCCCTGGACTCGTTCGGCTCAATATTCTCCAATGGGTTTAGAAGTTGAATCTCCTATTTTTCAAGATTTACCCACCTTACCAACACCGTTAGGAACGTTTATTTATACTCAATTTAAACGTTTACCTTTGAGCGATCGCTTGTCTGCTTTACCGCTTCTTTATTCTTTAATTGATTTTGATAATTCCGATGAAGCTTGGCAACGATATGATTGTATCACAGCGCGAGAATTATTCAAACAATATGGGGTATCATCGAGACTCTATCATGAAGCTTTTAACCCCATGTTATTAGTTGGGTTATTTGCTCCGGGTGAGCAATGTTCAGCCGCCGCCGCTTTAGGAATGTTGTATTATTTTATTTTAGCTCATCAACCTAATTTTGATGTGGTTTGGTGTCGGGGAACTGTCGGAGAAAAAATATTTCATCCCTGGGTAGAAAGGATTAAACAGTTAGGCGGTAAAGTGATAACAAATCAACGGGTTAGTGATTTAAAACTAGATGAATCTGGAACGGTGAAAGGAGTGGTTTGTGGAGATTTTATTCATAATGCAGATGCGGTTATATTTGCCGTTGGAATTACAGGATTAAAGAAAATATTAGCGGGATCTCCGGCTTTACAGCAGCGAACAGAATTTAGAAATATTAATAACTTATCTGCTATTGATGTATTATCAACTCGGCTTTGGTTTGACCGAAAAATTACAATTCCTCGTGCTTCTAATGCTTGTTTTGGGTTTGATACGACAACCGGATGGACATTTTTTGATCTAAATGCACTTCATGATGAATTTCAGCAAGAACCAGGAACAGTCATTGAGGCTGATTTTTATCATGCTAATCAATTTTTACCTTTACAGGATGGGGAAATTATTAACATTGTTCAAAACTATCTAACTACCTGTATTCCTGAATTTCGTTCTGCTAGTATTATTGATCAAAGTGTTGTTCGCCTTCCCCAAGCGGTTACACACTTTTTCCCCGGTAGTTATCAATATTGCTTACCTACAAAAACCAGTTTTCCGAATCTGTTTATGAGTGGAGATTGGATTATTAACCGTCATGGATCATGGTCACAGGAAAAAGCGTATGTTACGGGGTTAGAAGCTGCTAATTTAATTATTGAGCAATTTAATTTAGGTGAAAAAGCACACATTATTCCTGTTGAACGAGATGAAGATCATATTCAAGTTTTACGAGATCTTAATCAATCTTGGAGAAATTTTAGTCAATTAATGTTTCCTCATTTTGGACTTCCCTAG
- a CDS encoding type II toxin-antitoxin system HicB family antitoxin has product MKIKVIVWQEDNVWCASVPALPGCHTWGESYEHLMEMVKEAIKGWLEVATA; this is encoded by the coding sequence ATGAAAATTAAAGTCATTGTTTGGCAAGAAGATAATGTTTGGTGTGCGAGTGTTCCTGCATTACCGGGTTGTCATACTTGGGGTGAGAGTTATGAACATTTAATGGAAATGGTGAAAGAGGCGATCAAAGGTTGGTTAGAAGTTGCAACAGCCTGA